A section of the Saccharopolyspora gregorii genome encodes:
- the leuS gene encoding leucine--tRNA ligase has product MSGQAAGATSEPTGTSGGGEETPRFRYTAETAAQVEQRWQQRWEELGTFHAPNPSGPLSTGSELDAANKLFIQDMFPYPSGSGLHVGHPLGFIGTDVYARFHRMLGRNVLHTMGFDAFGLPAEQYAVQTGTHPRTTTEQNIERYLRQIRRLGLGHDERRRIATTDIEFYKWTQWIFLQVFHAWYDPDADGGKGRARRISELEQEFADGVRSTPDGRPWAELDRAERRELIDSYRLAYLSEAPVNWAPGLGTVVANEEVTADGLTERGNFPVFRRNLKQWMMRITAYADRLVDDLDRLDWPDKVKSMQRNWIGRSQGANVTFALDGSAERVEVFTTRPDTLFGVTYLVLAPEHPLVDELTAAEWPEGTRDGWTGGAPTPAQAVADYRRTASMKSDLDRQENKDKTGVFTGAWATNPVNGSRIPVFVADYVLMGYGTGAIMAVPGEDTRDWDFAQAFELPVVRTVQPTEDHVDGAYTGDGPRINSANPAAGLDLNGLDLDEAKRTVVDWLAERGHGTGTVQYKLRDWLFARQRYWGEPFPIVYGEDGEPLGVPESSLPVVLPEVADYSPRTFDPEDADSSPEPPLAKATEWAEVELDLGDGLKHYRRDTNVMPQWAGSCWYQLRYIDPVNDSEFVDPANERYWMGPRPASHGATDPGGLDLYVGGVEHAVLHLLYSRFWHKVLFDLGFLSSEEPYRRLYNQGYIQAFAYTDARGVYVPAEQVEERDGKFFFDGEEVRREYGKMGKSLKNSVSPDEMADAYGADTLRLYEMAMGPLDTSRPWATKDVVGSHRFLQRLWRNVVDETTGELRVTEEQPDDEVLRALHKTIDGVREDFDALRFNTAVAKLIELNNRVTKAYSGAAGTPRAVVEPLVLMVAPLTPHLAEELWQRLGHAESLARGPFPAADDRYLVEDTAEYPIQINGKVRSRVVVPASAGQDEVRAAAMADEKVVAALDGEEPRKVIVVPGRLVNVVA; this is encoded by the coding sequence ATGAGCGGCCAGGCAGCAGGTGCGACGAGCGAGCCGACGGGAACGTCGGGCGGGGGTGAGGAGACGCCCCGGTTCCGCTACACCGCGGAGACGGCGGCGCAGGTCGAGCAGCGCTGGCAGCAGCGCTGGGAGGAGCTCGGCACCTTCCACGCGCCGAACCCGTCCGGGCCGCTGAGCACCGGTTCCGAGCTGGACGCGGCGAACAAGCTGTTCATCCAGGACATGTTCCCGTACCCCTCCGGTTCGGGGCTGCACGTCGGGCACCCGCTGGGCTTCATCGGCACCGACGTCTACGCCCGCTTCCACCGGATGCTGGGCCGCAACGTGCTGCACACGATGGGCTTCGACGCGTTCGGCCTGCCCGCCGAGCAGTACGCGGTGCAGACCGGCACGCACCCGCGCACCACGACCGAGCAGAACATCGAGCGCTACCTCCGCCAGATCCGCCGGTTGGGCCTGGGCCACGACGAGCGCCGTCGCATCGCCACCACCGACATCGAGTTCTACAAGTGGACCCAGTGGATCTTCCTGCAGGTGTTCCACGCCTGGTACGACCCGGACGCGGACGGCGGCAAGGGCCGGGCACGGCGGATCTCCGAGCTGGAGCAGGAGTTCGCCGACGGCGTGCGCAGCACCCCGGACGGGCGTCCCTGGGCCGAGCTGGACCGCGCCGAGCGGCGCGAGCTGATCGACTCCTACCGGCTGGCGTACCTGTCCGAGGCGCCGGTGAACTGGGCGCCCGGCCTGGGCACCGTGGTGGCGAACGAGGAGGTCACGGCCGACGGCCTGACCGAGCGCGGCAACTTCCCGGTGTTCCGCCGCAACCTCAAGCAGTGGATGATGCGGATCACCGCCTACGCCGACCGGCTGGTGGACGACCTGGACCGGCTGGACTGGCCGGACAAGGTCAAGAGCATGCAGCGGAACTGGATCGGCCGCTCGCAGGGTGCCAACGTCACCTTCGCGCTGGACGGCTCCGCCGAGCGCGTCGAGGTCTTCACCACCCGCCCGGACACCCTGTTCGGCGTCACCTACCTGGTGCTGGCCCCGGAGCACCCGCTGGTCGACGAGCTGACCGCGGCCGAGTGGCCGGAGGGCACCCGCGACGGCTGGACCGGCGGCGCCCCCACTCCGGCGCAGGCCGTCGCCGACTACCGCCGCACCGCGTCGATGAAGTCCGACCTGGACCGCCAGGAGAACAAGGACAAGACCGGCGTGTTCACCGGCGCGTGGGCCACCAACCCGGTCAACGGCAGCCGGATCCCGGTGTTCGTCGCGGACTACGTGCTGATGGGCTACGGCACCGGCGCGATCATGGCGGTGCCCGGCGAGGACACCCGCGACTGGGACTTCGCGCAGGCCTTCGAGCTGCCGGTGGTGCGCACCGTGCAGCCCACCGAGGACCACGTCGACGGCGCCTACACCGGTGACGGGCCGCGGATCAACTCCGCGAACCCCGCGGCCGGGCTGGACCTGAACGGGCTGGACCTGGACGAGGCCAAGCGCACCGTCGTCGACTGGCTGGCCGAGCGCGGCCACGGCACCGGCACCGTGCAGTACAAGCTGCGGGACTGGCTGTTCGCCCGGCAGCGCTACTGGGGCGAGCCGTTCCCCATCGTCTACGGCGAGGACGGCGAGCCGCTGGGCGTGCCGGAGAGCTCGCTGCCGGTGGTGCTGCCGGAGGTCGCGGACTACTCGCCGCGCACCTTCGACCCGGAGGACGCGGACAGCAGCCCCGAACCGCCGCTGGCGAAGGCCACCGAGTGGGCCGAGGTGGAGCTGGACCTGGGCGACGGCCTCAAGCACTACCGCCGCGACACCAACGTGATGCCGCAGTGGGCCGGTTCCTGCTGGTACCAGCTGCGCTACATCGACCCGGTGAACGACTCCGAGTTCGTCGACCCCGCCAACGAGCGGTACTGGATGGGCCCGCGCCCGGCGAGCCACGGCGCGACCGACCCGGGCGGGCTGGACCTGTACGTCGGCGGCGTGGAGCACGCGGTGCTGCACCTGCTGTACTCCCGGTTCTGGCACAAGGTGCTGTTCGACCTGGGCTTCCTGAGCTCGGAGGAGCCGTACCGGCGGCTGTACAACCAGGGCTACATCCAGGCGTTCGCCTACACCGACGCGCGCGGCGTGTACGTGCCCGCCGAGCAGGTCGAGGAGCGGGACGGGAAGTTCTTCTTCGACGGCGAGGAGGTGCGCCGCGAGTACGGGAAGATGGGCAAGAGCCTGAAGAACTCCGTCTCCCCGGACGAGATGGCCGACGCCTACGGCGCCGACACGCTGCGGCTGTACGAGATGGCGATGGGTCCGCTGGACACCTCGCGGCCGTGGGCGACGAAGGACGTCGTCGGCTCGCACCGGTTCCTGCAGCGCCTGTGGCGCAACGTCGTCGACGAGACCACCGGCGAGCTGCGCGTCACCGAGGAGCAGCCGGACGACGAGGTGCTGCGCGCCCTGCACAAGACGATCGACGGCGTGCGGGAGGACTTCGACGCGCTGCGGTTCAACACGGCGGTGGCGAAGCTGATCGAGCTGAACAACCGGGTCACCAAGGCGTACTCGGGCGCGGCGGGCACGCCGCGCGCGGTGGTGGAGCCGCTGGTGCTGATGGTCGCGCCGCTGACGCCGCACCTGGCGGAGGAGCTGTGGCAGCGGCTGGGCCACGCCGAGAGCCTGGCGCGCGGCCCGTTCCCGGCGGCCGACGACCGCTACCTGGTGGAGGACACCGCCGAGTACCCGATCCAGATCAACGGCAAGGTCCGCTCCCGCGTCGTGGTGCCCGCGTCCGCGGGCCAGGACGAGGTGCGCGCGGCGGCGATGGCCGATGAGAAGGTGGTCGCGGCGCTGGACGGCGAGGAGCCGCGCAAGGTGATCGTGGTGCCGGGCCGGCTGGTCAACGTCGTCGCCTGA
- a CDS encoding SdpI family protein, with protein sequence MAVQMVLCALLVVLGAALVFIGWRGLRSQLPPNRYVGVRTPATLRSEEAFELGNRVAAPAMLAGGAVAILAGASEPLLSTTTSAVVVAVLGIAGAFALMVVGGVLGNRAAEAIPAPVAAGCGGCPGGCCG encoded by the coding sequence ATGGCTGTGCAGATGGTCTTGTGCGCGCTGCTCGTCGTACTCGGCGCGGCGCTGGTGTTCATCGGGTGGCGCGGACTGCGGAGCCAGCTGCCGCCGAACCGCTACGTGGGTGTGCGCACGCCGGCGACGCTGCGCAGCGAAGAGGCGTTCGAGCTCGGCAACCGGGTCGCGGCGCCCGCGATGCTCGCCGGTGGCGCCGTGGCGATCCTCGCCGGCGCGTCCGAGCCGCTGCTGAGCACGACGACCAGCGCGGTCGTCGTCGCGGTGCTCGGCATCGCCGGTGCGTTCGCGCTGATGGTCGTCGGCGGGGTCCTGGGCAACCGGGCCGCCGAGGCGATCCCGGCACCGGTCGCCGCCGGTTGCGGCGGCTGCCCCGGCGGCTGCTGCGGCTGA
- a CDS encoding YqgE/AlgH family protein produces the protein MEPDAEVEPGTLLVAAPQLLDVNFRRTVVYIIHHRNEGTLGVILNRPSEVAVSDVLPQWAPHASEPPSLYVGGPVEQRTAICLAALRAGEDVGRISGMVGVRGPVGLVDLDGDPEDLVPRARGLRFFAGYAGWDAKQLAGEIERGDWIVVPALPDDVIVAPGADLWGRVLRRQGTPLAFLATHPGDVKVN, from the coding sequence GTGGAACCAGACGCGGAGGTGGAGCCGGGGACGCTGCTGGTGGCTGCTCCGCAGCTGCTCGACGTGAACTTCCGCCGGACGGTGGTGTACATCATCCACCACCGGAACGAAGGCACCCTCGGCGTCATCCTCAACCGGCCCAGCGAGGTCGCCGTCAGCGACGTGCTGCCGCAGTGGGCCCCGCACGCCAGCGAACCGCCCTCGCTGTACGTCGGCGGCCCCGTCGAGCAGCGCACCGCGATCTGCCTCGCCGCGCTGCGGGCCGGGGAGGACGTCGGCCGGATCAGCGGCATGGTCGGGGTGCGCGGGCCGGTCGGGCTCGTCGACCTCGACGGCGACCCGGAGGACCTGGTGCCGCGCGCCCGCGGCCTGCGCTTCTTCGCGGGCTACGCCGGGTGGGACGCCAAGCAGCTCGCCGGGGAGATCGAACGCGGCGACTGGATCGTGGTGCCCGCGCTGCCGGACGACGTGATCGTCGCGCCCGGCGCGGACCTGTGGGGGCGGGTGCTGCGCCGCCAGGGCACCCCGCTGGCCTTCCTCGCCACCCACCCCGGTGACGTGAAGGTCAACTAG